A genomic stretch from Primulina huaijiensis chloroplast, complete genome includes:
- the psbM gene encoding photosystem II protein M encodes MEVNILAFIATALFILVPTAFLLIIYVKTVSQND; translated from the coding sequence ATGGAAGTAAATATTCTTGCATTTATTGCTACTGCACTATTCATTCTAGTTCCTACCGCCTTTCTACTTATCATTTATGTAAAAACAGTTAGTCAAAATGATTAA
- the psbD gene encoding photosystem II protein D2, protein MTIALGKFTKDENDLFDIMDDWLRRDRFVFVGWSGLLLFPCAYFALGGWFTGTTFVTSWYTHGLASSYLEGCNFLTAAVSTPANSLAHSLLLLWGPEAQGDFTRWCQLGGLWTFVALHGAFGLIGFMLRQFELARSVQLRPYNAIAFSGPIAVFVSVFLIYPLGQSGWFFAPSFGVAAIFRFILFFQGFHNWTLNPFHMMGVAGVLGAALLCAIHGATVENTLFEDGDGANTFRAFNPTQAEETYSMVTANRFWSQIFGVAFSNKRWLHFFMLFVPVTGLWMSALGVVGLALNLRAYDFVSQEIRAAEDPEFETFYTKNILLNEGIRAWMAAQDQPHENLIFPEEVLPRGNAL, encoded by the coding sequence ATGACTATAGCCCTTGGTAAATTTACCAAAGACGAAAATGATTTATTTGATATTATGGATGACTGGTTACGGAGAGACCGTTTCGTTTTTGTAGGCTGGTCCGGTCTATTGCTCTTTCCTTGTGCCTATTTCGCTTTAGGGGGTTGGTTCACAGGTACAACCTTTGTAACTTCATGGTATACCCATGGATTGGCCAGTTCCTATTTGGAAGGCTGTAATTTCTTAACGGCCGCAGTTTCTACTCCTGCTAATAGTTTAGCGCATTCTTTATTATTACTATGGGGTCCTGAAGCACAAGGAGATTTTACTCGTTGGTGTCAATTAGGCGGTCTGTGGACTTTTGTTGCTCTGCATGGCGCTTTCGGACTAATAGGTTTCATGTTACGTCAATTCGAGCTTGCTCGATCTGTTCAATTACGACCTTATAATGCAATCGCATTCTCTGGTCCAATTGCTGTTTTTGTTTCGGTATTCCTGATTTATCCACTAGGGCAGTCTGGTTGGTTCTTTGCACCTAGTTTTGGTGTAGCAGCTATATTTCGATTTATCCTCTTTTTTCAAGGATTTCATAATTGGACACTGAACCCATTTCATATGATGGGAGTTGCCGGTGTATTGGGCGCTGCTTTGTTATGCGCTATTCATGGTGCTACCGTAGAAAATACTTTATTTGAAGATGGTGATGGTGCAAATACATTCCGTGCTTTTAACCCAACTCAAGCTGAAGAAACTTATTCTATGGTCACCGCTAACCGCTTTTGGTCCCAAATCTTTGGGGTTGCTTTTTCCAATAAACGTTGGTTACATTTCTTTATGTTATTTGTACCAGTAACCGGTTTATGGATGAGTGCTCTTGGAGTAGTCGGTTTGGCTCTGAACCTACGTGCCTATGACTTCGTTTCTCAGGAAATTCGCGCAGCGGAAGATCCTGAATTTGAGACTTTCTACACCAAAAATATTCTATTAAACGAAGGTATTCGTGCTTGGATGGCAGCTCAAGATCAGCCTCATGAAAACCTTATATTCCCTGAGGAGGTTCTACCACGTGGAAACGCTCTTTAA
- the psbC gene encoding photosystem II CP43 chlorophyll apoprotein, which translates to MKTLYSLRRFYHVETLFNGTLTVAGRDQETTGFAWWAGNARLINLSGKLLGAHVAHAGLIVFWAGAMNLFEVAHFVPEKPMYEQGLILLPHLATLGWGVGPGGEVIDTFPYFVSGVLHLISSAVLGFGGVYHSLLGPETLEESFPFFGYVWKDRNKMTTILGIHLILLGLGAFLLVFKALYFGGVYDTWAPGGGDVRKITNLTLSPSIIFGYLLKSPFGGEGWIVSVDDLEDIIGGHVWLGSICILGGIWHILTKPFAWARRALVWSGEAYLSYSLGALAVFGFIACCFVWFNNTAYPSEFYGPTGPEASQAQAFTFLVRDQRLGANVGSAQGPTGLGKYLMRSPTGEVIFGGETMRFWDLRAPWLEPLRGPNGLDLSRLKKDIQPWQERRSAEYMTHAPLGSLNSVGGVATEINAVNYVSPRSWLATSHFVLGFFFFVGHLWHAGRARAAAAGFEKGIDRDFEPVLSMTPLN; encoded by the coding sequence ATGAAAACCTTATATTCCCTGAGGAGGTTCTACCACGTGGAAACGCTCTTTAATGGAACTTTAACTGTAGCTGGTCGTGACCAAGAAACCACCGGTTTTGCTTGGTGGGCCGGAAATGCCCGACTTATTAATTTATCCGGTAAACTACTAGGAGCTCATGTAGCCCATGCCGGATTAATCGTCTTCTGGGCCGGGGCAATGAACCTATTTGAAGTGGCTCATTTCGTACCAGAGAAGCCTATGTATGAACAAGGGTTAATTTTACTTCCCCATCTAGCTACTCTAGGTTGGGGGGTAGGTCCTGGGGGGGAAGTTATAGATACCTTTCCATACTTTGTATCTGGAGTACTTCATTTAATTTCCTCTGCAGTATTGGGCTTTGGTGGTGTTTATCATTCACTTTTAGGACCCGAGACACTGGAAGAATCTTTTCCATTCTTCGGTTATGTATGGAAAGATAGAAATAAAATGACCACAATTTTAGGTATTCACTTAATCTTGTTAGGTCTAGGTGCTTTTCTTCTAGTCTTCAAGGCTCTTTATTTTGGGGGCGTATATGATACTTGGGCTCCGGGAGGAGGAGATGTAAGAAAAATTACCAACTTGACCCTTAGCCCAAGTATAATATTTGGTTATTTACTAAAATCGCCCTTTGGAGGAGAAGGGTGGATTGTTAGTGTGGACGATTTAGAAGATATAATCGGAGGACATGTATGGTTAGGTTCCATTTGTATACTTGGCGGAATTTGGCATATCTTAACCAAACCCTTTGCGTGGGCTCGACGTGCCCTTGTATGGTCTGGGGAGGCTTACTTATCTTATAGTTTAGGGGCTTTAGCCGTCTTTGGTTTCATTGCTTGTTGTTTTGTCTGGTTCAATAATACTGCTTATCCTAGCGAGTTTTACGGACCTACTGGTCCAGAAGCTTCTCAAGCTCAAGCATTTACTTTTCTAGTTAGAGACCAACGTCTTGGGGCTAATGTAGGATCCGCTCAAGGACCTACTGGTTTAGGTAAATACCTAATGCGTTCTCCCACCGGAGAAGTCATTTTTGGAGGAGAAACGATGCGTTTTTGGGATCTGCGTGCTCCTTGGTTAGAACCTCTAAGAGGTCCAAATGGATTGGACTTGAGTAGGTTGAAAAAAGACATACAACCTTGGCAAGAACGGCGTTCCGCAGAATATATGACTCATGCTCCCTTAGGTTCTTTAAATTCTGTGGGTGGTGTAGCTACCGAGATTAATGCAGTGAATTATGTCTCTCCTAGAAGTTGGTTAGCTACCTCTCATTTTGTTCTAGGATTCTTCTTCTTCGTAGGTCATTTATGGCACGCGGGAAGGGCTCGTGCAGCTGCAGCAGGATTTGAAAAAGGAATTGATCGTGATTTTGAACCTGTTCTTTCCATGACCCCTCTTAATTGA
- the lhbA gene encoding LhbA, producing MTLIFQFAVFALIATSSILLISVPVVFASPDGWSSNKNVLFSGTSLWIGLVFLVGILNSLIS from the coding sequence ATGACTCTTATTTTCCAATTCGCTGTTTTTGCATTAATTGCTACTTCATCAATCTTATTGATTAGCGTACCCGTCGTATTTGCTTCTCCTGATGGTTGGTCAAGTAACAAAAATGTTTTATTTTCCGGTACATCATTATGGATTGGGTTAGTCTTTCTGGTGGGTATCCTTAATTCTCTCATCTCTTGA
- the rps14 gene encoding ribosomal protein S14 — MARKSLIQREKKRQKMEQKYHWIRGSSKKEISKVPSLSDKWEIYGKLQSPPRNSASTRLHRRCFSTGRPRANYRDFGLSGQILREMVHACLLPGATRSSW, encoded by the coding sequence ATGGCAAGGAAAAGTTTGATTCAGAGGGAGAAGAAGAGGCAAAAAATGGAACAGAAATATCATTGGATTCGTGGATCCTCAAAAAAAGAAATAAGCAAAGTTCCATCGTTGAGTGACAAATGGGAAATTTATGGAAAGTTACAATCCCCACCGCGGAATAGTGCATCTACACGCCTTCATCGCCGTTGTTTTTCGACTGGAAGACCGAGAGCTAACTATCGAGACTTTGGACTATCCGGACAGATACTTCGTGAAATGGTTCATGCATGTTTGTTGCCAGGAGCAACAAGATCAAGTTGGTAA
- the psaB gene encoding photosystem I P700 apoprotein A2 — protein sequence MALRFPRFSQGLAQDPTTRRIWFGIATAHDFESHDDITEERLYQNIFASHFGQLAIIFLWTSGNLFHVAWQGNFESWVQDPLHVRPIAHAIWDPHFGQPAVEAFTRGGAPGPVNIAYSGVYQWWYTIGLRTNEDLYTGALFLLLLSALSLIGGWLHLQPKWKPSVSWFKNAESRLNHHLSGLFGVSSLAWTGHLVHVAIPGSRGEYVRWNNFLDVLPHPQGLGPFFTGQWNLYAQNPDSSSHLFGTSQGAGTAILTLLGGFHPQTQSLWLTDIAHHHLAIAFIFLVAGHMYRTNFGIGHSIKDLLDAHIPPGGRLGRGHKGLYDTINNSLHFQLGLALASLGVITSLVAQHMYSLPAYAFIAQDFTTQAALYTHHQYIAGFIMTGAFAHGAIFFIRDYNPEQNEDNVLARMLDHKEAIISHLSWASLFLGFHTLGLYVHNDVMLAFGTPEKQILIEPIFAQWIQSAHGKTSYGFDVLLSSTSGPAFNAGRSIWLPGWLSAVNENTNSLFLTIGPGDFLVHHAIALGLHTTTLILVKGALDARGSKLMPDKKDFGYSFPCDGPGRGGTCDISAWDAFYLAVFWMLNTIGWVTFYWHWKHITLWQGNVSQFNESSTYLMGWLRDYLWLNSSQLINGYNPFGMNSLSVWAWMFLFGHLVWATGFMFLISWRGYWQELIETLAWAHERTPLANLIRWRDKPVALSIVQARLVGLAHFSVGYIFTYAAFLIASTSGKFG from the coding sequence ATGGCATTAAGATTTCCAAGGTTTAGCCAAGGCTTAGCTCAGGACCCCACTACTCGTCGTATTTGGTTTGGTATTGCTACCGCACATGACTTCGAAAGTCATGATGATATTACTGAGGAACGTCTTTATCAGAATATTTTTGCTTCTCACTTCGGTCAATTAGCAATAATTTTTCTGTGGACTTCCGGAAATCTGTTTCATGTAGCTTGGCAAGGAAATTTTGAATCATGGGTACAGGACCCTTTACATGTAAGACCTATTGCTCATGCAATTTGGGATCCTCATTTTGGCCAACCGGCTGTGGAAGCTTTTACTCGAGGAGGTGCTCCCGGCCCCGTCAATATCGCTTATTCTGGTGTTTATCAGTGGTGGTATACAATCGGTTTACGCACTAATGAAGATCTTTATACTGGAGCTCTTTTTCTACTATTACTTTCTGCCCTATCTTTAATAGGGGGTTGGCTACACTTACAACCCAAATGGAAACCGAGCGTTTCGTGGTTCAAAAATGCCGAATCTCGTCTGAATCATCATTTGTCAGGACTCTTCGGCGTAAGTTCCTTGGCTTGGACAGGACATTTAGTACATGTCGCTATTCCTGGATCCAGAGGGGAGTACGTTCGATGGAATAATTTCTTAGATGTATTACCGCATCCCCAAGGGTTAGGCCCGTTTTTTACAGGTCAATGGAATCTTTATGCTCAAAACCCTGATTCGAGTAGTCATTTATTTGGGACCTCCCAAGGAGCAGGAACTGCCATTCTAACTCTTCTTGGAGGATTCCATCCACAAACACAAAGTTTATGGCTGACTGATATTGCTCATCATCATTTAGCTATTGCATTTATTTTTCTTGTTGCTGGTCATATGTATAGAACTAATTTCGGGATTGGACACAGCATCAAGGATCTTTTAGATGCACATATTCCTCCTGGGGGACGATTGGGCCGTGGGCATAAGGGTCTTTATGACACAATCAATAATTCGCTTCATTTTCAATTAGGCCTTGCTCTAGCTTCTTTAGGGGTTATTACTTCCTTAGTAGCTCAACACATGTACTCTTTACCTGCTTATGCATTCATAGCACAAGACTTTACTACTCAAGCTGCATTATATACTCATCACCAATATATCGCAGGATTCATCATGACAGGAGCTTTTGCTCATGGAGCTATATTTTTCATTAGAGATTACAATCCGGAGCAAAATGAAGATAATGTATTGGCAAGAATGTTAGACCATAAGGAGGCCATCATATCTCATTTAAGCTGGGCCAGCCTCTTTCTGGGATTCCATACCTTGGGACTTTATGTTCATAATGATGTCATGCTTGCTTTTGGTACTCCGGAAAAGCAAATTTTGATCGAACCCATATTTGCTCAATGGATTCAATCGGCTCATGGTAAAACTTCATATGGGTTCGATGTACTTTTATCTTCAACGAGTGGCCCGGCATTCAATGCGGGCCGAAGCATCTGGTTGCCGGGTTGGTTAAGTGCTGTTAATGAAAATACTAATTCATTATTCTTAACAATAGGTCCTGGAGACTTTTTGGTTCATCATGCTATTGCTCTGGGTTTACATACAACTACATTGATCTTGGTAAAAGGTGCTTTAGATGCACGCGGTTCCAAGTTAATGCCAGATAAAAAAGATTTTGGTTATAGTTTTCCGTGCGATGGCCCGGGACGAGGGGGCACTTGTGATATTTCGGCATGGGACGCATTTTATTTGGCCGTTTTTTGGATGTTAAATACTATTGGATGGGTTACTTTTTATTGGCATTGGAAGCACATCACATTGTGGCAGGGTAATGTTTCACAGTTTAATGAATCTTCCACTTATTTGATGGGCTGGTTAAGAGATTATTTATGGTTAAACTCTTCACAACTTATCAATGGATATAACCCTTTTGGTATGAATAGTTTATCGGTCTGGGCATGGATGTTCTTATTTGGACATCTTGTTTGGGCTACTGGATTTATGTTCTTAATCTCCTGGCGTGGATATTGGCAGGAATTGATTGAAACTTTAGCATGGGCTCATGAACGCACACCTTTAGCCAATTTGATTCGATGGAGAGATAAACCTGTGGCTCTTTCCATTGTGCAAGCAAGATTGGTTGGATTAGCCCACTTTTCTGTAGGTTATATATTTACTTATGCAGCTTTCTTGATTGCCTCTACATCGGGAAAATTTGGCTAA
- the psaA gene encoding photosystem I P700 apoprotein A1: MIIRSPEPEVKILVDKDPVKTSFEEWAKPGHFSRTIAKGPDTTTWIWNLHADAHDFDSHTSDLEEISRKVFSAHFGQLSIIFLWLSGMYFHGARFSNYEAWLSDPTHIGPSAQVVWPIVGQEILNGDVGGGFRGIQITSGFFQIWRASGITSELQLYCTAIGALIFAALMLFAGWFHYHKAAPKLAWFQDVESMLNHHLGGLLGLGSLSWAGHQVHVSLPINQFLNAGVDPKEIPLPHEFILNRDLLAQLYPSFAEGATPFFTLNWSKYAEFLTFRGGLDPVTGGLWLTDIAHHHLAIAILFLIAGHMYRTNWGIGHGLKDILEAHKGPFTGQGHKGLYEILTTSWHAQLSLNLAMLGSLTIVVAHHMYSMPPYPYLATDYGTQLSLFTHHMWIGGFLIVGAAAHAAIFMVRDYDPTTRYNDLLDRVLRHRDAIISHLNWACIFLGFHSFGLYIHNDTMSALGRPQDMFSDTAIQLQPVFAQWIQNTHALAPGATAPGATASTSLTWGGGDLVAVGGKVALLPIPLGTADFLVHHIHAFTIHVTVLILLKGVLFARSSRLIPDKANLGFRFPCDGPGRGGTCQVSAWDHVFLGLFWMYNSISVVIFHFSWKMQSDVWGGISDRGVVTHITGGNFAQSSITINGWLRDFLWAQASQVIQSYGSSLSAYGLFFLGAHFVWAFSLMFLFSGRGYWQELIESIVWAHNKLKVAPATQPRALSIVQGRAVGVTHYLLGGIATTWAFFLARIIAVG, encoded by the coding sequence ATGATTATTCGTTCGCCGGAACCAGAAGTAAAAATTTTGGTGGATAAGGATCCCGTAAAAACTTCTTTCGAGGAATGGGCCAAACCGGGTCATTTCTCAAGAACAATAGCTAAAGGACCAGATACTACCACTTGGATCTGGAACTTACATGCTGATGCTCACGATTTCGATAGCCATACCAGTGATTTGGAGGAGATCTCTCGAAAAGTCTTTAGTGCTCATTTTGGTCAACTCTCCATCATCTTTCTTTGGCTGAGCGGCATGTATTTCCACGGTGCTCGTTTTTCCAATTATGAAGCATGGCTAAGTGATCCAACTCACATTGGGCCAAGTGCCCAGGTGGTTTGGCCAATAGTGGGACAAGAAATATTGAATGGTGATGTGGGCGGGGGTTTCCGAGGAATACAAATAACCTCTGGTTTTTTTCAAATTTGGCGAGCATCTGGAATAACTAGTGAATTACAACTCTATTGCACCGCAATCGGTGCATTGATCTTTGCAGCATTAATGCTTTTTGCTGGTTGGTTTCATTATCATAAAGCGGCCCCAAAATTGGCTTGGTTTCAAGATGTAGAATCTATGTTGAATCACCATTTAGGGGGGCTACTAGGACTTGGGTCTCTCTCTTGGGCGGGGCATCAAGTACATGTATCTTTACCGATTAACCAATTTCTAAACGCTGGAGTAGATCCTAAAGAGATACCGCTTCCGCACGAATTTATCTTGAATCGCGATCTTTTGGCTCAACTTTATCCAAGTTTTGCCGAGGGAGCAACCCCATTTTTCACCTTGAATTGGTCAAAATATGCGGAATTTCTTACTTTTCGTGGAGGATTAGATCCAGTAACTGGGGGTCTATGGCTGACCGATATTGCACACCATCATTTAGCTATTGCAATTCTGTTCCTGATAGCGGGTCACATGTATAGGACCAACTGGGGCATTGGTCATGGCCTAAAAGATATTTTAGAAGCTCATAAAGGTCCATTTACGGGCCAGGGCCATAAAGGTCTATATGAAATCCTAACAACGTCATGGCATGCTCAATTATCTCTTAACCTAGCCATGTTAGGCTCTTTAACCATTGTTGTAGCTCACCATATGTATTCCATGCCTCCTTATCCATATCTAGCTACTGACTATGGTACACAACTGTCATTGTTCACACATCATATGTGGATTGGTGGATTTCTCATAGTTGGTGCTGCTGCGCATGCAGCCATTTTTATGGTAAGAGACTATGATCCAACCACTCGATACAACGATCTATTAGATCGTGTCCTTAGACATCGTGATGCAATCATATCACATCTCAACTGGGCATGCATATTTCTGGGCTTTCACAGTTTTGGTTTGTATATTCATAATGATACCATGAGCGCCTTAGGGCGTCCTCAAGATATGTTTTCAGATACCGCTATACAATTACAACCCGTTTTTGCTCAATGGATACAAAACACCCATGCTTTAGCGCCTGGTGCAACAGCCCCTGGTGCAACGGCAAGCACCAGTTTAACTTGGGGAGGTGGTGATTTAGTAGCAGTGGGCGGCAAAGTAGCTTTGTTGCCTATTCCGTTAGGAACCGCGGATTTTTTGGTACATCACATCCATGCATTTACGATTCATGTCACGGTATTGATACTCCTGAAAGGAGTTCTATTTGCTCGTAGCTCCCGTTTGATACCGGATAAGGCAAATCTCGGTTTTCGTTTTCCTTGTGATGGACCTGGAAGAGGGGGTACATGCCAAGTATCAGCTTGGGATCATGTCTTCTTAGGACTATTCTGGATGTACAATTCCATTTCGGTAGTAATATTCCATTTCAGTTGGAAAATGCAGTCAGATGTTTGGGGCGGTATAAGTGATCGAGGGGTAGTAACTCATATCACGGGAGGAAACTTCGCGCAGAGTTCTATTACTATTAATGGGTGGCTCCGGGATTTCTTATGGGCACAGGCATCCCAGGTAATTCAGTCTTATGGTTCTTCATTATCTGCATATGGCCTTTTTTTCCTGGGTGCTCATTTTGTATGGGCTTTTAGTTTAATGTTTCTATTCAGTGGACGTGGTTATTGGCAAGAACTTATTGAATCCATCGTTTGGGCTCATAATAAATTAAAAGTTGCTCCTGCTACTCAGCCGAGAGCCTTGAGCATTGTACAAGGACGTGCTGTAGGAGTAACCCATTACCTTCTGGGTGGAATTGCCACAACATGGGCGTTCTTCTTAGCAAGAATTATTGCAGTAGGATAA
- the ycf3 gene encoding hypothetical chloroplast RF34 yields the protein MPRSRINGNFIDKTFSIVANILLQIIPTTSGEKEAFTYYRDGMSAQSEGNYAEALQNYYEAMRLEIDPYDRSYILYNIGLIHTSNGEHTKALEYYFRALERNPFLPQAFNNMAVICHYRGEQAIRQGDSEIAEAWFDQAAEYWKQAIALTPGNYIEAHNWLKITRRFE from the exons ATGCCTAGATCGCGAATAAATGGAAATTTTATTGATAAGACCTTTTCAATTGTAGCCAATATCTTATTGCAAATAATTCCAACAACTTCAGGAGAAAAGGAGGCATTTACCTATTACAGAGATGGT ATGTCAGCTCAATCCGAAGGAAATTATGCGGAAGCGTTACAGAATTACTATGAAGCTATGCGACTAGAGATTGATCCCTATGATCGAAGTTATATACTCTATAATATAGGTCTTATCCATACAAGTAATGGAGAGCATACGAAAGCTTTGGAATATTATTTTCGAGCACTAGAACGAAATCCATTCTTACCACAAGCTTTTAATAATATGGCCGTGATCTGTCATTAC CGAGGAGAACAGGCCATTCGCCAGGGAGACTCTGAAATTGCGGAGGCTTGGTTTGATCAAGCCGCTGAGTATTGGAAACAGGCTATAGCGCTTACTCCTGGTAATTATATTGAAGCACATAATTGGTTGAAGATCACGAGGCGTTTCGAATAA
- the rps4 gene encoding ribosomal protein S4 has protein sequence MSRYRGPRFKKIRRLGALPGLTNKRPKAGSDLRNQSRSGKKSQYRIRLEEKQKLRFHYGLTERQLLKYIRIAGKAKGSTGQVLLQLLEMRLDNILFRLGMGSTIPAARQLVNHRHILVNGRIVDIPSYRCKPRDIIMAKDEQKSITLIQNSLDSFPHEELPNHLTLHPFQYRGLVNQIIDSKWVGLKINELLVVEYYSRQT, from the coding sequence ATGTCGCGTTACCGAGGACCTCGTTTCAAAAAAATACGCCGCCTGGGGGCTTTACCAGGACTAACTAATAAAAGGCCTAAAGCCGGAAGTGATCTTAGAAACCAATCGCGTTCCGGGAAAAAATCTCAATATCGTATTCGCCTAGAAGAAAAACAAAAATTACGTTTTCATTATGGTCTTACAGAACGACAATTACTTAAATACATTCGTATCGCCGGAAAAGCCAAGGGGTCAACAGGTCAAGTTTTACTACAATTACTTGAAATGCGTTTGGATAACATCCTTTTTCGATTGGGTATGGGTTCGACTATTCCCGCAGCCCGTCAATTAGTTAACCATAGACATATTTTAGTGAATGGGCGCATAGTAGATATACCAAGTTATCGCTGCAAACCCCGAGATATTATTATGGCGAAAGATGAACAAAAATCCATAACTCTGATTCAAAATTCTCTCGACTCATTCCCTCACGAAGAATTACCAAACCATTTGACCCTTCATCCTTTCCAATATAGAGGATTAGTCAATCAAATAATAGATAGTAAATGGGTCGGTTTGAAAATAAATGAATTGCTAGTCGTAGAATATTATTCTCGTCAGACTTAA
- the ndhJ gene encoding NADH-plastoquinone oxidoreductase subunit J, with protein sequence MQGRLSVWLVKHGIIHRSLGFDYQGIETLQIKPEDWHSIAVILYVYGYNYLRSQCAYDVAPGGLLASVYHLTRIEYGVDQPEEVCIKVFASRRNPRIPSVFWVWKSVDFQERESYDMLGISYDNHPRLKRILMPESWIGWPLRKDYIAPNFYEIQDAH encoded by the coding sequence ATGCAGGGTCGTTTGTCTGTTTGGCTGGTGAAGCATGGGATAATTCATAGATCTTTAGGCTTTGATTATCAAGGAATCGAGACTTTACAAATAAAGCCCGAGGATTGGCATTCCATTGCTGTCATTTTATATGTATATGGTTACAATTATCTACGCTCCCAATGTGCCTATGATGTAGCACCTGGCGGACTGTTAGCTAGTGTGTATCATCTTACCAGAATAGAGTATGGTGTGGATCAACCAGAAGAGGTATGCATAAAAGTATTTGCCTCAAGAAGGAATCCTAGGATTCCGTCTGTTTTCTGGGTTTGGAAAAGTGTGGATTTTCAAGAACGAGAATCTTATGATATGTTGGGAATCTCTTATGATAATCATCCACGCTTGAAACGTATCTTAATGCCTGAAAGTTGGATAGGATGGCCATTACGTAAGGATTATATTGCCCCCAATTTTTATGAAATACAAGATGCTCATTGA
- the ndhK gene encoding NADH-plastoquinone oxidoreductase subunit K — protein MGNEFRCIGYICIYRSFNLRAYLNLWFSLCMAKGGIGMVLAPDYSDNKKKRAKKISKVMNSIEFPLLDRTAENSVISTTVNDLSNWSRLSSLWPLLYGTSCCFIEFASLIGSRFDFDRYGLVPRSSPRQADLILTAGTVTMKMAPSLVRLYEQMPEPKYVIAMGACTITGGMFSTDSYSTVGGVDKLIPVDVYLPGCPPKPEAVIDAITKLRKKISREIYDDRIRSQEANRCFTTNHKFHVGRSMNTVNYDQRFLYQPPSTSEIPTETFFKYKSSVSSRELVN, from the coding sequence ATGGGCAATGAGTTTCGATGTATTGGGTATATCTGTATTTATAGAAGCTTTAATCTTCGTGCTTATCTTAATCTTTGGTTTAGTTTATGCATGGCGAAAGGGGGCATTGGAATGGTCTTAGCTCCTGACTATTCAGACAATAAAAAGAAAAGGGCAAAAAAGATTTCAAAAGTTATGAATTCCATTGAGTTTCCTTTACTTGATCGAACAGCCGAAAATTCAGTTATTTCAACTACAGTAAACGATCTTTCAAATTGGTCAAGACTCTCTAGTTTATGGCCGCTTCTCTATGGTACCAGTTGTTGTTTTATTGAATTTGCTTCACTGATAGGATCACGATTCGACTTTGATCGTTATGGACTAGTACCAAGATCGAGTCCTAGACAAGCGGATCTAATTTTAACAGCGGGAACAGTAACAATGAAGATGGCCCCCTCCTTAGTGAGATTATATGAGCAAATGCCCGAACCAAAATATGTTATTGCTATGGGAGCCTGTACAATTACAGGAGGGATGTTCAGTACCGATTCTTATAGTACTGTTGGGGGAGTCGATAAGTTAATTCCTGTGGATGTCTATTTGCCCGGTTGTCCACCTAAACCGGAAGCAGTGATAGATGCTATAACAAAACTTCGTAAGAAAATATCTCGAGAAATCTATGACGATAGGATTAGGTCTCAAGAAGCAAATCGGTGTTTTACAACCAATCACAAGTTTCATGTTGGACGCAGTATGAATACTGTAAATTATGATCAAAGATTCCTTTATCAACCGCCATCTACGTCAGAGATCCCTACTGAAACCTTTTTTAAATATAAGAGTTCAGTATCTTCTCGCGAATTAGTGAATTAG
- the ndhC gene encoding NADH-plastoquinone oxidoreductase subunit C yields the protein MFLLYEYDIFWAFLIISSLIPILAFFFSGVLAPIRKGPEKLSSYESGIEPLGDAWLQFKIRYYMFALVFVVFDVETVFLYPWAMSFDVLGISVFIEALIFVLILIFGLVYAWRKGALEWS from the coding sequence ATGTTTTTGCTTTACGAATATGATATCTTTTGGGCATTTCTAATAATATCAAGTCTTATTCCCATTTTGGCATTTTTCTTTTCGGGGGTTTTAGCCCCGATTAGAAAGGGGCCGGAGAAACTTTCTAGTTATGAATCGGGTATAGAACCACTGGGTGACGCTTGGTTACAATTTAAAATCCGTTATTATATGTTTGCTCTAGTTTTTGTTGTTTTTGATGTTGAAACGGTTTTTCTTTATCCATGGGCAATGAGTTTCGATGTATTGGGTATATCTGTATTTATAGAAGCTTTAATCTTCGTGCTTATCTTAATCTTTGGTTTAGTTTATGCATGGCGAAAGGGGGCATTGGAATGGTCTTAG